Proteins from one Patescibacteria group bacterium genomic window:
- a CDS encoding reverse transcriptase domain-containing protein: MFFKTCLQDLPGKPEYKFVNFRDVNPLSGTDKFRNLGLSNKAMTILQKRLLQYVRNLPVKLPQATAFRKKCSIDKNVKKHRNRRYLYIFDIAKAFPSVNIEKLAQIICQIDPGLFGQEKLVSHFLSSYCQHPNGGLVIGANASPALFNLYAGILIDSPLSSLCQKYSLLYSRYSDDLIFSAKSHPIGRGKRRAIRQVVIKAGFSIQHSKAKVIDLNKGPVVINGIGIKRNGDLYIPRSYLRKIRGLIHLARENPDLRPMVHGLMGNFWTFTSTTSFNQTEKKLIQAYRQLQKLEKDQRL, encoded by the coding sequence ATGTTCTTTAAAACCTGTCTGCAAGACTTGCCTGGTAAACCTGAATATAAATTTGTAAATTTTAGAGACGTAAATCCCTTATCCGGTACTGATAAATTTCGTAATCTCGGTCTGTCCAACAAAGCTATGACAATTCTCCAAAAAAGACTTTTGCAGTATGTACGTAATCTACCGGTTAAACTGCCACAGGCCACGGCTTTCAGAAAAAAATGTTCGATTGATAAAAATGTCAAAAAACACAGAAACAGAAGATATTTGTATATCTTTGATATAGCTAAAGCCTTTCCGAGCGTCAATATTGAGAAATTAGCTCAAATAATTTGCCAAATTGACCCCGGTCTTTTCGGTCAGGAGAAACTTGTTAGCCATTTTCTATCTTCTTACTGTCAGCATCCAAACGGCGGTTTGGTAATAGGGGCCAATGCCTCACCGGCTCTTTTTAATCTTTATGCCGGTATCCTAATTGATTCACCCTTGTCTTCTCTCTGTCAAAAATACAGCCTTCTTTATAGCCGCTATTCAGATGATTTAATTTTTTCTGCTAAAAGCCATCCTATTGGACGTGGCAAAAGAAGAGCTATTCGTCAAGTAGTTATCAAGGCTGGCTTTTCCATTCAGCATAGTAAGGCAAAAGTTATTGATCTTAATAAGGGGCCGGTGGTTATAAATGGTATTGGTATCAAAAGAAACGGAGATTTATATATTCCCCGCTCTTACTTGCGAAAAATTCGCGGTCTTATTCATTTAGCCAGGGAAAATCCTGATCTAAGACCAATGGTACATGGCCTGATGGGAAACTTTTGGACTTTCACCAGCACCACTTCGTTTAACCAAACAGAAAAAAAGCTTATCCAAGCTTATCGACAGCTACAAAAACTTGAAAAAGACCAGAGACTCTAA
- a CDS encoding winged helix-turn-helix domain-containing protein — protein MNTFKQSAIEILEKAKTPLHYAEITRLALESGILETEGATPEATMNAQIVVDIKNKGEGSDFIRTAPGTFALNSNKKEIKETPKIIEAEKAEEEKIVIKGGFTGKGGEHLVCSELLFRGFNASIMSVDVGVDISAIKNDKFFGIQVKTSNINKFNAYNFHIRRVSFERYNQGNIFYVFVLKGEENKFLIIPSSEIERKIKEGAIYEVNKKTGFALLIKIRENKIFLGSGYEMGYFLNNWSLIK, from the coding sequence ATGAACACATTCAAACAATCAGCGATTGAAATATTAGAGAAGGCAAAAACGCCTTTGCACTATGCTGAAATTACTCGGCTGGCTTTGGAATCCGGTATTTTGGAAACCGAGGGCGCAACACCAGAAGCAACGATGAACGCGCAAATTGTGGTGGATATAAAAAACAAAGGCGAGGGCTCAGACTTTATTAGGACTGCGCCTGGAACTTTTGCGCTCAATTCAAACAAAAAAGAAATCAAAGAAACGCCAAAGATTATTGAGGCGGAAAAAGCCGAAGAAGAAAAAATTGTGATTAAAGGCGGATTTACCGGCAAAGGCGGAGAGCATTTAGTTTGCTCGGAACTGCTTTTTCGCGGATTCAACGCTAGTATAATGAGCGTAGATGTTGGAGTGGATATTTCCGCAATTAAGAATGATAAATTTTTTGGCATTCAAGTTAAAACTTCAAATATCAATAAATTTAATGCCTATAATTTTCATATCCGCCGAGTATCGTTTGAACGCTACAATCAAGGAAATATTTTTTATGTTTTTGTATTAAAAGGAGAAGAAAACAAATTTTTAATCATACCTTCAAGCGAAATAGAAAGAAAAATAAAAGAAGGCGCAATTTATGAAGTAAACAAAAAAACTGGCTTTGCGCTTTTGATAAAGATTAGAGAAAATAAAATTTTCCTTGGAAGTGGATATGAAATGGGATATTTCCTCAATAACTGGAGTTTGATTAAATAA
- a CDS encoding ATP-binding protein: MNNDFKNSDEYNKIFSFHETIGDRIISRESGWLEFKESFNWNSKDKYAKSMVAFANNKGGYIVFGVKDRPRNLVGLQSNNFEDVDEAKITAYLNNVFAPEIIFEKFVIRVKTKKIGLLYTQQTKSKPIVCLKNDGKLKEADIYYRYNARSEGIKYPELKAMFDFVKEEERKSWLEHFEKISKIGPTNAAIMDTIGGEITGKGGTLVIDKKLIPKLKFINQGNFQEKGKPVLRLIGDVKPVSIIAGKIKNGIGVQITDDLNAPAFKIEQESAFKSKYTLDHSDLLKSCKARYSDFRQGKKFNDLKRNILKVDKKYADQWPANYKNPKPSDQYFYSTECYKILDKNYKKK, translated from the coding sequence ATGAATAATGATTTTAAAAATAGTGATGAATATAACAAAATTTTTTCATTTCACGAAACTATCGGGGATAGAATAATCTCGCGCGAGAGTGGTTGGCTTGAATTTAAAGAATCGTTTAACTGGAACTCAAAGGATAAATACGCCAAAAGTATGGTCGCCTTTGCTAATAATAAAGGTGGCTATATCGTTTTTGGCGTAAAAGATAGACCGCGTAATCTTGTCGGACTTCAAAGTAATAATTTTGAGGATGTGGACGAAGCTAAAATTACTGCGTATCTAAATAATGTTTTTGCTCCTGAAATTATCTTCGAAAAATTTGTAATAAGAGTAAAGACGAAAAAGATTGGTTTATTATATACGCAACAAACAAAATCAAAACCGATTGTATGTCTTAAAAATGACGGCAAATTAAAAGAGGCTGATATTTATTATCGCTACAATGCGAGAAGTGAAGGAATAAAATATCCTGAACTAAAAGCGATGTTCGATTTTGTTAAAGAAGAAGAGAGAAAAAGCTGGTTAGAGCATTTTGAAAAAATCTCAAAAATTGGCCCGACAAATGCGGCGATTATGGATACTATCGGTGGAGAAATAACAGGAAAAGGCGGAACGCTTGTTATAGATAAAAAACTGATTCCAAAATTGAAATTTATAAATCAAGGTAATTTCCAAGAAAAAGGAAAGCCTGTATTAAGACTTATTGGAGATGTTAAACCAGTTTCAATAATTGCAGGAAAAATTAAAAATGGCATAGGTGTTCAAATAACCGATGATCTAAACGCACCAGCTTTTAAAATTGAGCAGGAATCTGCTTTTAAAAGTAAGTACACATTAGATCACTCAGACTTATTAAAAAGTTGTAAAGCAAGATATTCTGATTTCAGACAAGGAAAAAAATTCAATGATCTTAAAAGAAATATTTTGAAAGTAGATAAAAAATATGCTGATCAATGGCCAGCAAATTATAAGAACCCAAAGCCTAGTGACCAATACTTTTATTCCACAGAATGCTACAAGATTTTAGACAAGAATTACAAAAAGAAATAA